The Streptomyces sp. NBC_00670 genome window below encodes:
- a CDS encoding glycoside hydrolase family 76 protein: MPRSLLTRAAAPVLCAGLLWTAAPAHAQSPAPARPVTSGTWADRATGAYRALQNHLYEGSDHHGLYLEHTPRQAGDQEHSFLWPFREAAQAAVDMQELPGTGPAYRQDAAERFDTAELYFAGGDRPGYASYLPAPLGTGGDTYYDDNAVVALTELDQYEATGEARYLERAERILPVVSRAWDEDTAKACPGGMDWYDSPNNTIRATNVTALSAQLAARLYTHTHDRAHLDKAERWYGWVYSCMRKAPGLYVNDRGDDGTTNETLWTYNSGAMIGTATALYRGTGDTGYLKKAVADARGSLAYWTEGSRLHDQPAVFNSFYFKDLLDLDAVRPDPAYLKAMSTYADSTYKSNRDPATGLFRFQPSNGGDYDPAAPAATLNQSAMVQIFATLADATRHKHRRS, from the coding sequence ATGCCGCGCTCACTGCTCACCCGTGCCGCCGCCCCCGTACTCTGCGCCGGACTGCTCTGGACCGCCGCCCCCGCCCACGCCCAGAGCCCCGCACCCGCCCGCCCCGTCACCTCCGGTACCTGGGCCGACCGCGCCACCGGCGCCTACCGGGCGCTCCAGAACCACCTGTACGAGGGCTCCGACCACCACGGCCTGTACCTGGAACACACCCCCCGGCAGGCCGGCGACCAGGAGCACTCCTTCCTCTGGCCGTTCCGCGAGGCCGCGCAGGCCGCCGTCGACATGCAGGAACTGCCGGGCACCGGGCCCGCCTACCGGCAGGACGCGGCCGAGCGCTTCGACACCGCCGAGCTGTACTTCGCCGGCGGCGACCGCCCCGGCTACGCCTCCTATCTGCCCGCCCCCCTCGGCACGGGCGGCGACACGTACTACGACGACAACGCCGTGGTCGCCCTCACCGAACTCGACCAGTACGAGGCGACCGGCGAGGCACGCTACCTGGAGCGGGCCGAGCGGATCCTGCCCGTCGTCTCCCGGGCCTGGGACGAGGACACCGCCAAGGCCTGCCCGGGCGGCATGGACTGGTACGACTCGCCGAACAACACCATCCGCGCCACCAACGTCACCGCCCTGTCCGCCCAGCTCGCCGCGCGCCTCTACACGCACACCCACGACCGCGCCCACCTGGACAAGGCGGAGCGGTGGTACGGCTGGGTGTACTCCTGCATGCGCAAGGCGCCCGGCCTGTACGTCAACGACCGCGGCGACGACGGCACTACGAACGAGACCCTGTGGACCTACAACTCCGGCGCCATGATCGGCACCGCCACCGCGCTCTACCGGGGCACCGGAGACACCGGGTACCTGAAGAAGGCGGTGGCCGACGCCCGCGGCTCCCTGGCGTACTGGACCGAGGGCAGCAGGCTGCACGACCAGCCGGCCGTGTTCAACTCCTTCTACTTCAAGGACCTGCTCGACCTGGACGCCGTCCGTCCCGACCCCGCCTACCTCAAGGCCATGAGCACCTACGCGGACAGCACCTACAAGTCCAACCGGGACCCCGCCACCGGGCTGTTCCGCTTCCAGCCCTCCAACGGCGGCGACTACGACCCGGCGGCGCCGGCCGCGACCCTCAACCAGTCGGCCATGGTCCAGATCTTCGCCACCCTCGCCGACGCCACCCGGCACAAGCACCGGCGTTCCTGA
- a CDS encoding carbohydrate ABC transporter permease — protein MSLGRVLRNATIAVLALLWLVPTWLLVVNALVPATSYSGSPHWLPQDFGLFDNMSQAWDKAHLGPALGNSLLYAVVSAVAAAVLAGFAAFATVIMPVRRQAVWFWVIYSGTLLPLQVFLRPLFLSYAHTSLYDTQLGLVLIYTAIAVPFAFFVLRNYALTLPREVVEAARIDGASWWRVFWQIHVPLTRSAMIAVFVFQFVAVWNDLMFGITMVTSRNIRPVMAALADLQGNYSNVGPPVVLAGALLVSLPTLVLFFSAQRFFVSSLKIHR, from the coding sequence ATGTCCCTCGGCCGCGTACTGCGCAACGCCACCATCGCCGTCCTCGCCCTGCTGTGGCTGGTGCCCACCTGGCTCCTCGTCGTCAACGCGCTGGTCCCCGCGACGAGTTACTCCGGCAGCCCGCACTGGCTGCCCCAGGACTTCGGGCTCTTCGACAACATGTCCCAGGCCTGGGACAAGGCCCACCTCGGACCGGCCCTCGGCAACAGCCTCCTGTACGCCGTGGTCAGCGCCGTGGCCGCCGCGGTGCTGGCCGGCTTCGCGGCCTTCGCCACCGTCATCATGCCCGTCAGACGGCAGGCGGTGTGGTTCTGGGTCATCTACTCCGGCACCCTCCTGCCCCTCCAGGTCTTCCTGCGGCCCCTGTTCCTGTCGTACGCGCACACCTCGCTCTACGACACCCAGCTCGGGCTCGTGCTCATCTACACGGCGATCGCGGTCCCGTTCGCGTTCTTCGTCCTGCGCAACTACGCCCTGACGCTGCCGCGCGAGGTCGTGGAGGCCGCGCGCATCGACGGCGCCTCCTGGTGGCGGGTGTTCTGGCAGATCCACGTCCCGCTGACCCGGTCCGCGATGATCGCCGTGTTCGTGTTCCAGTTCGTGGCCGTCTGGAACGACCTGATGTTCGGCATCACCATGGTCACCAGCCGCAACATCCGGCCCGTGATGGCCGCGCTCGCCGATCTGCAGGGCAACTACTCCAACGTCGGACCGCCCGTCGTCCTGGCCGGCGCCCTGCTGGTCTCGCTGCCGACCCTGGTGCTGTTCTTCTCCGCCCAGCGCTTCTTCGTCAGCAGCCTGAAGATCCACCGCTGA
- a CDS encoding carbohydrate ABC transporter permease, translating to MSTSLTSLTSLTDRRPPSAADGPTAPRRTAPGHSRHTLRERLAAGGFMAPAVVLVALFLLAPFVWTVYRSLFGDSRTSPFSWFDNYALFASDPALARSVQNTLLWVVGTVALPFVLGLAIACMTNAGRFSRLARLCVVLPYALSGSAVAVVWNFMLTTDGAVNQVLTTLGLDSLAQGWLLTWPGNTLVMILANAWQATGVAVILFLVGLQSIPPETLEAGALDGASGWQQFRHIVLPQLRPVSIIVIGMSLVNGLKSFDLIWVLTQGGPGRATETLAVSMYNETFLELRPGAGAAIAVVLTVIVLAASWLYLRRQLDVKGV from the coding sequence ATGAGCACCTCCCTCACCTCCCTCACCTCCCTCACCGACCGACGCCCGCCGAGCGCGGCCGACGGACCGACCGCACCCCGGCGCACGGCCCCCGGGCACTCCCGGCACACCCTGCGCGAACGGCTGGCGGCCGGCGGTTTCATGGCCCCGGCCGTCGTCCTGGTCGCCCTGTTCCTGCTGGCCCCCTTCGTGTGGACGGTCTACCGCAGCCTCTTCGGCGACTCGCGGACCTCGCCGTTCAGCTGGTTCGACAACTACGCGCTGTTCGCCTCCGACCCGGCCCTGGCCCGCTCCGTCCAGAACACCCTGCTCTGGGTGGTCGGCACGGTCGCCCTCCCGTTCGTGCTCGGCCTCGCCATCGCCTGCATGACCAACGCCGGCCGCTTCTCCCGCCTCGCCCGGCTCTGCGTCGTCCTGCCCTACGCGCTCTCGGGTTCCGCGGTGGCGGTGGTGTGGAACTTCATGCTCACCACCGACGGCGCCGTCAACCAGGTCCTGACCACCCTGGGCCTGGACTCACTGGCGCAGGGCTGGCTGCTGACCTGGCCCGGCAACACCCTGGTGATGATCCTCGCCAACGCCTGGCAGGCCACCGGTGTGGCCGTCATCCTCTTCCTCGTCGGACTGCAGTCCATCCCGCCCGAGACCCTGGAGGCCGGCGCCCTGGACGGCGCGAGCGGCTGGCAGCAGTTCCGCCACATCGTCCTGCCCCAGCTCCGCCCCGTGTCGATCATCGTGATCGGGATGAGCCTGGTCAACGGCCTCAAGTCGTTCGACCTGATCTGGGTGCTCACCCAGGGCGGCCCCGGACGGGCCACCGAGACACTCGCGGTGTCCATGTACAACGAGACCTTCCTGGAACTGCGGCCCGGCGCGGGAGCGGCGATCGCGGTCGTCCTCACCGTGATCGTGCTGGCGGCCTCCTGGCTCTATCTGCGCCGCCAGCTCGACGTGAAAGGCGTGTGA
- a CDS encoding ABC transporter substrate-binding protein gives MSASGRTSRAAEPLARRRFLAGVAAGAAALTAGGCARGTSTSAQPGTTSISNDNATWDDGYRAAGQELKRITGYSLRPLSNPSVTSYQQVVQMTLQTSKSSDLVKWASGYQLKRLARAGGLTDLGGVWKGYADKGWVRGASRDAFSYRGTVYGIPLYESYYVLFYSKPVFKKLGLSAPASWDELLHCAEVLKRNKITPFLASQVGGWPAIEWFQELVSKTDPHFYQRLVAGQASYTDEPARRAMDLWQDFMRKGWMTPPDFDQARGPGALKEGTLGMFLHGTWQAAGMAAAGMKAGTDYGAFLLPTVRPTTAKSVIAESGVFVVPSRASSHQAAMANVAAWLDPSVQRVWSDFLQDSSANPTVRSSNPVVAALQRDIARDHRLPLVRYWEASPPSLIQGNTDDLGGFMAGQTSPATTLRRMQERAHDEWAAWKRDEA, from the coding sequence ATGTCAGCATCGGGCAGGACCAGCCGTGCGGCGGAGCCGCTCGCCCGGCGCCGCTTCCTCGCCGGGGTGGCCGCCGGCGCGGCCGCCCTGACGGCCGGGGGCTGCGCACGGGGAACGAGCACGTCCGCACAGCCGGGCACCACGAGCATCTCCAACGACAACGCCACCTGGGACGACGGCTACCGCGCGGCCGGCCAGGAGCTGAAGAGGATCACCGGGTACTCGCTCAGGCCGCTGTCGAACCCGTCGGTCACCTCCTATCAGCAGGTCGTGCAGATGACCTTGCAGACCTCGAAATCCTCCGACCTCGTGAAGTGGGCCTCCGGCTACCAGCTCAAACGGCTGGCCCGGGCCGGCGGCCTCACCGACCTGGGCGGGGTCTGGAAGGGGTACGCGGACAAGGGCTGGGTCCGCGGCGCGTCCCGGGACGCCTTCTCCTACCGCGGCACGGTGTACGGCATCCCGCTGTACGAGTCGTACTACGTGCTCTTCTACAGCAAGCCGGTGTTCAAGAAGCTGGGCCTGTCCGCCCCGGCGAGCTGGGACGAGCTCCTGCACTGCGCCGAAGTCCTCAAACGCAACAAGATCACGCCGTTCCTCGCCAGCCAGGTGGGCGGCTGGCCCGCCATCGAGTGGTTCCAGGAACTGGTCAGCAAGACCGACCCGCACTTCTACCAGCGGCTGGTGGCCGGGCAGGCCTCCTACACCGACGAGCCGGCCCGCCGGGCGATGGACCTCTGGCAGGACTTCATGCGCAAGGGCTGGATGACACCCCCCGACTTCGACCAGGCACGCGGTCCCGGCGCCCTCAAGGAGGGCACGCTGGGCATGTTCCTGCACGGCACCTGGCAGGCCGCCGGCATGGCCGCGGCGGGCATGAAAGCGGGCACCGACTACGGCGCCTTCCTCCTGCCGACGGTGCGCCCCACCACCGCCAAGAGCGTGATCGCCGAATCGGGCGTCTTCGTCGTGCCCAGCCGGGCCTCCTCGCACCAGGCGGCCATGGCGAACGTCGCGGCCTGGCTCGACCCGTCCGTGCAGCGGGTGTGGAGCGACTTCCTCCAGGACAGCTCCGCCAACCCCACGGTGCGCTCGAGTAACCCGGTGGTGGCGGCACTCCAGCGGGACATCGCCCGCGACCACCGGCTGCCGCTGGTCCGCTACTGGGAGGCCAGTCCGCCCAGCCTCATCCAGGGCAACACCGACGACCTCGGCGGCTTCATGGCCGGGCAGACCTCACCGGCCACGACCCTGCGCCGGATGCAGGAGCGCGCACACGACGAATGGGCGGCCTGGAAGCGAGACGAAGCATGA
- a CDS encoding class I mannose-6-phosphate isomerase: protein MPVSRSYDPLPSYPPAAGEVAAGWSVPAAALPPGPLVLAVEGPAALDWAALADGLAGAVRATGREASFLDVREHYAVDAAERIAARPVPDGDPFFTPLSTARVADLFDAVPQAERPAGDGVSVVYGPGAALCEADVLWYADLPKRYAEAAVARGALPVGVNLGRPTAPGDLVRLFYTDWPVQDRHRDALAGRVERWIDVQDPARPASLDGTALRATLAQLARGPVRTRPYFNSTPWGGQWAASELGFTPQAGNTALGYELIAPEAGVLVGEKGGAQVELPFQLLCVEHPEEMLGEDVHRRFGTSFPIRFDYLDTMGGGNLSLHLHPREQYMREVFGWPYTQHETYYVTAGEDGSRVLLGLTDGADPDLMRRQVEDSIAHGTPMPVEDHVQSHPATVGQLFMIPAGTPHASGAGNLVLEVSATPYLYSLRLYDWLRKDAAGASRPLPYAHGFANLDTARRGADVTKDLVQQPRTLRSGEGWREEVLGALPEMFYAVHRLVVTEGHEARDDTAGRFHILNVAAGEGAVVETHDGRTHTLAFAETLTVPASVGAYRVRALGGGEVRIVKALVVEP, encoded by the coding sequence GTGCCCGTGTCCCGTTCGTACGACCCTCTGCCCAGCTATCCGCCGGCCGCCGGGGAGGTGGCCGCCGGCTGGTCCGTCCCGGCCGCGGCGCTGCCGCCCGGCCCGCTCGTCCTGGCGGTGGAGGGTCCCGCGGCGCTCGACTGGGCCGCGCTGGCCGACGGCCTCGCGGGAGCCGTGCGCGCCACGGGCCGCGAGGCGTCGTTCCTCGATGTCCGCGAGCACTACGCGGTGGACGCCGCCGAGCGGATCGCCGCCCGCCCCGTCCCCGACGGCGACCCGTTCTTCACCCCCCTGTCCACGGCCCGGGTCGCGGACCTGTTCGACGCCGTTCCGCAGGCCGAACGCCCCGCCGGGGACGGGGTGTCGGTGGTGTACGGGCCGGGTGCCGCGCTGTGCGAGGCGGACGTGCTGTGGTACGCGGACCTGCCGAAGCGGTACGCCGAGGCGGCCGTGGCCAGGGGCGCGCTCCCGGTCGGCGTCAACCTGGGGCGACCCACCGCACCGGGCGATCTCGTCCGCCTGTTCTACACCGACTGGCCCGTACAGGACCGGCACCGCGACGCGCTCGCGGGCCGCGTCGAGAGGTGGATCGACGTCCAGGACCCCGCCCGCCCGGCCTCCCTGGACGGAACCGCGCTGCGCGCCACGCTGGCCCAGCTGGCCCGGGGCCCGGTGCGCACCCGCCCCTATTTCAACTCCACCCCGTGGGGCGGCCAGTGGGCGGCGAGCGAGCTCGGCTTCACCCCGCAGGCGGGCAACACGGCCCTCGGCTACGAGCTGATCGCGCCCGAGGCGGGCGTCCTGGTCGGCGAGAAGGGCGGGGCTCAGGTCGAGCTCCCGTTCCAGTTGCTGTGCGTCGAGCACCCCGAGGAGATGCTCGGCGAGGACGTGCACCGCCGGTTCGGCACGTCCTTCCCCATCCGGTTCGACTACCTCGACACCATGGGCGGCGGCAACCTGTCGCTGCACCTCCACCCCCGCGAGCAGTACATGCGGGAGGTCTTCGGCTGGCCGTACACCCAGCACGAGACGTACTACGTCACGGCGGGCGAGGACGGCTCCCGGGTGCTGCTGGGGCTCACCGACGGGGCGGACCCCGACCTCATGCGGCGCCAGGTGGAGGACTCCATCGCCCACGGCACCCCGATGCCGGTGGAGGACCACGTCCAGTCCCACCCGGCGACCGTGGGGCAGCTCTTCATGATCCCGGCGGGCACCCCGCACGCCTCCGGCGCGGGCAACCTGGTGCTGGAGGTGAGCGCGACGCCGTACCTGTACTCGCTGCGGCTGTACGACTGGCTGCGCAAGGACGCCGCCGGCGCCTCCCGTCCGCTGCCCTACGCGCACGGCTTCGCCAACCTGGACACCGCCCGGCGCGGGGCGGACGTCACCAAGGATCTCGTCCAGCAGCCACGCACGCTCCGCTCCGGGGAGGGCTGGCGCGAGGAGGTCCTCGGCGCGCTGCCCGAGATGTTCTACGCGGTGCACCGCCTCGTCGTGACGGAGGGCCACGAGGCCCGCGACGACACCGCGGGCCGCTTCCACATCCTCAACGTCGCCGCGGGCGAGGGCGCCGTCGTCGAGACGCACGACGGCCGTACGCACACGCTGGCCTTCGCGGAGACCCTCACCGTCCCCGCCTCCGTCGGCGCCTACCGCGTCCGCGCGCTGGGCGGCGGCGAGGTGCGGATCGTCAAGGCGCTGGTGGTCGAACCGTGA
- a CDS encoding ROK family protein has protein sequence MNDARTGRAPVPVLDIGGTHVTAALVDPGTQRPVPSTVLRAPLDPRAAAGDLLDAVAGAALALPAGHGGRWGVAIPGPFDYATGVGRFTGVGKFESLSGVDVGAGLRARLDGRAERLCFLNDADAFALGEYGAGAAAGHDRVVCLTLGTGVGSSFLAAGRPVHTGPLVPPHGHVHRLTVHGRPLEDTVSRRGIRGHYARLSPGTGQLLPDVRELAARATAGDAAAVSAFRYAFEALGLALAPWIDRFDATAVVVGGSMAQSWDLIHPALTAGLASGGGPDDVPVRPARHPEEAPLTGAAEWVRGVPDAR, from the coding sequence GTGAACGACGCCCGCACGGGACGGGCCCCGGTGCCGGTCCTCGACATCGGCGGTACGCATGTCACCGCCGCGCTCGTGGACCCCGGCACGCAGCGGCCCGTTCCCTCGACGGTGCTCCGCGCGCCGCTGGACCCGCGGGCGGCGGCCGGGGACCTCCTCGACGCCGTCGCCGGGGCCGCCCTCGCGCTGCCCGCCGGACACGGCGGGCGCTGGGGCGTGGCGATCCCCGGCCCCTTCGACTACGCCACCGGCGTCGGCCGGTTCACCGGCGTGGGGAAGTTCGAGTCGCTGTCCGGCGTCGACGTCGGGGCGGGTCTGCGCGCGCGGCTGGACGGCCGGGCGGAGCGGCTGTGCTTCCTCAACGACGCCGACGCGTTCGCCCTCGGCGAGTACGGCGCCGGTGCCGCCGCGGGCCACGACCGTGTCGTCTGCCTGACGCTGGGCACGGGGGTGGGGTCCTCGTTCCTGGCCGCCGGACGTCCCGTCCACACCGGCCCGCTGGTCCCGCCGCACGGGCATGTGCACCGGCTGACGGTGCACGGCCGCCCGCTGGAGGACACCGTCTCCCGCCGCGGCATCCGGGGTCACTACGCGCGCCTCTCCCCCGGGACGGGGCAACTCCTCCCCGACGTCCGTGAGCTGGCCGCACGTGCCACGGCGGGCGACGCCGCCGCGGTGTCGGCCTTCCGCTACGCTTTCGAGGCACTCGGCCTGGCCCTGGCTCCCTGGATCGACCGCTTCGACGCCACCGCGGTGGTCGTCGGTGGCTCCATGGCCCAGTCGTGGGACTTGATCCACCCCGCGCTCACCGCGGGGCTGGCCTCGGGCGGCGGACCGGACGACGTACCCGTCCGGCCGGCCCGGCACCCCGAGGAGGCTCCCCTGACCGGGGCGGCCGAGTGGGTGCGGGGCGTCCCGGACGCCCGGTGA
- a CDS encoding LacI family DNA-binding transcriptional regulator: MTARRGSGPTMHDVGRLAQVSAMTVSRVLKNDPGVSEATRERVFAAVDRLGYRRNQTARSLRLGGSGMIGLVVTNLANPFYSRLALGVQEIATEYGFRMLLSNSGEQPEREPELIDGLVDHQVEGLIVVPAGSRQQHLAAAMRHVPVVFAARPPAGLDTDCVLVEDFHGAREATACLLADGHTRIAFLGNPPALYTGAERLRGFWAAHEEVGTEPDNALIRQGLVDSAAAERATVELLGQDERPTALFCTNNRISQGAIRALYKAGVTLPVAGFDDFDLSDVLGLPLTLVSYDADEIGRQAARLLIDRLEQRDAAPPAARRVTVPTRVVRHGP, from the coding sequence ATGACCGCTCGCCGGGGCAGCGGGCCGACCATGCACGATGTCGGCAGGCTCGCGCAGGTCAGCGCCATGACCGTGTCCCGCGTGCTCAAGAACGACCCCGGCGTGTCCGAGGCGACGCGCGAGCGGGTCTTCGCGGCGGTCGACCGGCTGGGCTACCGCCGCAACCAGACCGCGCGCAGTCTGCGCCTCGGGGGCAGCGGGATGATCGGCCTGGTCGTCACCAACCTCGCCAACCCCTTCTACTCGCGGCTCGCGCTCGGCGTCCAGGAGATCGCGACGGAGTACGGCTTCCGCATGCTGCTCAGCAACTCCGGCGAGCAGCCCGAGCGGGAGCCCGAGCTCATCGACGGGCTCGTCGACCACCAGGTCGAGGGGCTGATCGTGGTCCCGGCGGGCAGCCGGCAGCAGCATCTGGCCGCGGCCATGCGGCACGTCCCGGTCGTCTTCGCCGCGCGCCCGCCCGCGGGGCTGGACACCGACTGCGTCCTGGTCGAGGACTTCCACGGCGCGCGCGAGGCCACCGCCTGCCTCCTGGCCGACGGGCACACCCGGATCGCGTTCCTCGGCAATCCGCCGGCGCTCTACACCGGCGCCGAACGCCTGCGCGGTTTCTGGGCGGCGCACGAGGAGGTCGGCACCGAGCCGGACAACGCCCTCATCCGTCAGGGGCTGGTCGACTCGGCCGCGGCGGAGCGGGCCACCGTCGAACTGCTCGGACAGGACGAGCGGCCCACCGCGCTGTTCTGCACCAACAACCGGATCAGCCAGGGCGCGATCCGGGCCCTGTACAAGGCGGGGGTCACCCTTCCCGTCGCCGGTTTCGACGACTTCGACCTCTCCGACGTCCTCGGGCTGCCGCTGACGCTGGTCTCCTACGACGCCGACGAGATCGGCCGGCAGGCCGCACGACTGCTGATCGACCGCCTCGAACAGCGTGACGCGGCCCCGCCGGCCGCGCGCCGGGTCACGGTTCCGACCCGGGTGGTCCGCCACGGCCCGTGA
- a CDS encoding (5-formylfuran-3-yl)methyl phosphate synthase yields MLLLVSPDSVEEALDCAKAAEHLDIVDVKKPDEGSLGANYPWVIRAIREAVPADKPVSATVGDVPYKPGTVAQAALGAVVSGASYIKVGLYGCTTPEQAVEVMRGVVRAVKDHRPDAFVVASGYADAHRIGCVNPLALPDIARRSGSDGAMLDTAVKDGSRLFDHTPPEVCARFVELAHEAGLLAALAGSVKATDLGELARMGTDIVGVRGAVCEGGDRNAGRIRPPLVAAFRAEMDRHVQAHAAAVAAAS; encoded by the coding sequence ATGTTGCTTCTCGTCTCACCGGACAGTGTCGAGGAGGCCCTCGACTGCGCGAAGGCGGCCGAACACCTGGACATCGTCGACGTCAAGAAGCCCGACGAGGGCTCGCTCGGCGCGAACTATCCCTGGGTGATCAGAGCGATCCGCGAGGCGGTCCCGGCGGACAAGCCGGTCTCCGCCACCGTGGGGGACGTGCCCTACAAGCCCGGTACGGTGGCACAGGCCGCGCTCGGCGCGGTCGTCTCGGGGGCCTCGTACATCAAGGTCGGGCTCTACGGCTGCACCACGCCAGAGCAGGCCGTGGAGGTCATGCGCGGGGTCGTCCGGGCCGTGAAGGACCACCGGCCCGACGCGTTCGTCGTCGCCTCGGGCTACGCCGACGCCCACCGGATCGGCTGCGTCAATCCGCTCGCGCTGCCCGACATCGCCCGCCGTTCCGGCTCCGACGGGGCCATGCTCGACACGGCCGTCAAGGACGGGTCACGGCTGTTCGACCACACCCCGCCGGAGGTCTGCGCCCGGTTCGTGGAGCTGGCGCACGAGGCCGGGCTCCTCGCCGCCCTCGCGGGCAGCGTCAAGGCCACCGATCTCGGCGAACTGGCGCGTATGGGCACGGACATCGTGGGGGTGCGCGGGGCCGTCTGCGAGGGCGGTGACCGCAACGCCGGCCGGATCCGGCCTCCTCTGGTGGCCGCCTTCCGGGCGGAGATGGACCGGCACGTCCAGGCGCACGCGGCGGCCGTCGCCGCCGCGAGCTGA
- a CDS encoding aldehyde dehydrogenase family protein has translation MPARRPARTSATRAGRFTVTDPATGEAVDTAPELRPEELDAVVDRARAAWDGWRSDPAARAAALRAAADAVEAAGADLAPLLTREQGKPLAESRAEVARTAARLRYFAALDHGRPRPLVDERPVRSELRWRPLGPVAAIVPWNFPLQLAAAKFAPALAAGNTVVLKPSPYTPLATMHLATVLSAALPADVLTVVTGREPLGARLVSHPGIRHVTFTGSIPTGRAVARAAADTLARVTLELGGNDAAILLEDVDVDAVADRLFWAAFRNCGQVCMAVKRLYVPARRHPEVVEALARRARDTVVGPGLDPATRLGPLNNAPQLARVAHRTRQALAAGARAAAGGGRLAGPGHFFAPTILTDVPAHSPIVTEEQFGPVLPVLPYTRLDDAVEAANGTGFGLGGSVWGTDLDRAEEVAGRLDCGTAWINHHAELSLAQPFAGTKESGVGVAGGPWGLYGNLQPFVVHRPEETCP, from the coding sequence ATGCCGGCCCGGCGCCCCGCCCGCACCTCCGCCACCCGCGCCGGACGGTTCACCGTGACCGATCCGGCAACGGGCGAGGCCGTCGACACGGCCCCCGAGCTGCGGCCCGAGGAACTGGACGCGGTGGTCGACCGCGCCCGTGCCGCCTGGGACGGGTGGCGGTCGGATCCCGCCGCCCGTGCGGCCGCGTTGCGCGCGGCGGCCGACGCCGTGGAGGCGGCCGGGGCGGACCTCGCGCCGCTGCTCACCCGGGAACAGGGCAAGCCGCTGGCCGAGTCGCGGGCGGAGGTCGCCCGTACCGCCGCACGGCTGCGCTACTTCGCCGCGCTGGACCACGGCCGCCCCCGCCCCCTCGTCGACGAGCGGCCGGTCCGCAGCGAACTGCGCTGGCGTCCGCTGGGCCCGGTCGCCGCGATCGTGCCGTGGAACTTCCCGCTCCAGCTCGCGGCGGCGAAGTTCGCCCCGGCGCTCGCCGCGGGCAACACGGTGGTGCTCAAGCCCTCCCCGTACACCCCACTGGCCACCATGCACTTGGCAACCGTCCTCTCGGCCGCCCTCCCCGCGGACGTCCTGACGGTCGTCACCGGACGTGAGCCCCTGGGCGCCCGGCTGGTCTCCCACCCCGGGATCCGGCATGTGACCTTCACCGGTTCGATCCCCACGGGGCGGGCCGTCGCCCGCGCGGCGGCGGACACGCTCGCCCGGGTCACCCTGGAGCTGGGCGGCAACGACGCCGCGATCCTGCTGGAGGACGTGGACGTGGACGCCGTCGCGGACCGGCTGTTCTGGGCCGCCTTCCGCAACTGCGGCCAGGTCTGCATGGCCGTCAAACGCCTCTACGTCCCCGCCCGGCGCCACCCGGAGGTCGTCGAGGCGCTCGCGCGGCGCGCCCGGGACACGGTCGTCGGGCCGGGGCTCGATCCGGCCACCCGGCTCGGCCCGCTCAACAACGCCCCGCAGCTCGCCCGTGTCGCACACCGCACCCGCCAGGCGCTGGCGGCCGGTGCCCGCGCCGCGGCCGGTGGCGGGCGCCTCGCCGGGCCGGGCCACTTCTTCGCCCCGACGATCCTGACCGACGTGCCCGCCCACAGCCCGATCGTGACCGAGGAGCAGTTCGGCCCCGTCCTGCCGGTGCTGCCGTACACCCGCCTGGACGACGCCGTCGAGGCCGCCAACGGCACCGGTTTCGGGCTGGGCGGCTCGGTGTGGGGCACGGACCTGGACCGGGCCGAGGAGGTCGCGGGCCGGCTCGACTGCGGCACGGCGTGGATCAACCACCACGCCGAGCTCTCCCTCGCCCAGCCCTTCGCGGGCACCAAGGAGAGCGGTGTGGGGGTGGCGGGCGGGCCGTGGGGTCTGTACGGCAACCTCCAGCCGTTCGTCGTCCACCGCCCGGAGGAGACGTGCCCCTGA